One genomic region from Streptomyces sp. NBC_01304 encodes:
- a CDS encoding ABC transporter ATP-binding protein, which yields MSTATHTNALLSAENVTKTYAGADGELPVLGGIDLTIHEGEIVALLGKSGSGKSTLLRCLAGLIPASSGSVTYRGEELKGANPGTSMVFQTFALLPWLTVQQNVELGLEAKGVGPKERAEAAVQAIDLIGLDGFESAYPKELSGGMRQRVGFARALVVEPDVLMMDEPFSALDVLTAENLRGELMELWESGQFPTKAIVLVTHNIEEAVLMADRVVVLGSRPYGTIRETFDVSLARPRDRQSADFERIVDSIYQVMTGRTKDSPKLSEPTPVRRTPANTPLPEASVDGLSGLAEILAQHEGGRFDLADLADDLGLEVDDLLSQVDGLELLGLAEVAGGDLALTERGTAYAGADVQDSKKLFAEAALDRAPLVHLITSTLLRSDGGEQRAGFFRDLLAHHYTSEQIDQQLETATDWGRYAELYSYNADNEEYRLDEDARLRVDTGANGGV from the coding sequence ATGAGCACCGCAACGCACACCAACGCGCTTCTCTCCGCCGAGAACGTCACCAAGACGTACGCGGGCGCCGACGGCGAGCTGCCCGTACTCGGCGGCATCGACCTCACCATCCACGAGGGCGAGATCGTCGCCCTGCTCGGCAAGTCGGGCTCCGGCAAGTCGACGCTCCTGCGCTGTCTGGCCGGCCTGATTCCGGCGAGCTCGGGCTCGGTGACGTACCGGGGAGAGGAGCTCAAGGGCGCCAACCCCGGCACCTCGATGGTCTTCCAGACCTTCGCGCTGCTGCCGTGGCTGACCGTGCAGCAGAACGTCGAACTCGGCCTGGAAGCGAAGGGAGTCGGGCCGAAGGAGCGGGCCGAGGCCGCCGTGCAGGCCATCGACCTGATCGGGCTCGACGGCTTCGAGTCGGCGTACCCGAAGGAGCTGTCGGGCGGCATGCGGCAGCGCGTGGGCTTCGCCCGGGCGCTGGTCGTCGAACCGGACGTGCTGATGATGGACGAGCCGTTCTCGGCGCTCGACGTACTGACCGCCGAGAACCTGCGCGGTGAGCTGATGGAGCTGTGGGAGTCGGGGCAGTTCCCGACGAAGGCGATCGTCCTCGTCACCCACAACATCGAGGAAGCCGTCTTGATGGCCGACCGGGTGGTGGTGCTCGGTTCGCGGCCGTACGGGACCATCCGCGAGACCTTCGACGTCTCGCTCGCCCGGCCGCGGGACCGGCAGTCCGCCGACTTCGAGCGGATCGTCGACTCGATCTACCAGGTGATGACCGGGCGTACGAAGGACAGTCCGAAGCTCTCCGAACCGACGCCGGTACGCCGGACCCCGGCGAACACGCCGCTACCCGAGGCCTCGGTCGACGGGCTCTCCGGACTCGCGGAGATCCTGGCCCAGCACGAGGGCGGGCGGTTCGATCTGGCCGATCTGGCCGACGACTTGGGCCTTGAGGTCGACGATCTGCTGTCGCAGGTCGACGGCCTGGAGCTGCTCGGGCTCGCCGAAGTGGCGGGCGGCGACCTGGCGTTGACCGAGCGCGGGACGGCCTACGCCGGGGCCGACGTACAGGACTCGAAGAAGCTCTTCGCCGAGGCGGCGCTCGACCGTGCGCCGCTGGTCCACCTGATCACGAGCACCCTGCTGCGCTCGGACGGCGGGGAGCAGCGGGCCGGGTTCTTCCGCGACCTGCTCGCGCACCACTACACGAGCGAGCAGATCGACCAGCAGCTGGAGACGGCGACGGACTGGGGCCGGTACGCCGAGCTCTACTCCTACAACGCCGACAACGAGGAGTACCGGCTCGACGAGGACGCGCGGCTGCGGGTGGACACGGGCGCGAACGGGGGCGTGTGA
- a CDS encoding ABC transporter permease: MKLTTTRPTRGLSWVDFAVAAAVLVLGYLILQVGKGTTVSFNPAHVPDVDTSPSQLPYYGARSLLRMFIALAASVLFTFVYAYAAARSRRLERILIPALDILQSVPVLGFLTIAVTGFIALFPGSLLGLECASIFAIFTSQAWNMTFGFYQTLTSLPRELDEVSRSFGFTKWMRFWKIEVPSGMIDLVWNGMMSFAGGWFMLVASEAISIGNEKYVLPGVGSYAGTAIGEGDLGKVGWAILTMAVMVIGVNFLFWRPLTAWSEKFKNEQSESTDVQRSFVLDFLRRSNWAAFLGKLTRPPREALGRAARVLGRDDKPLSIDPVRRRNGDIVFNVVAGALIAWGLYDLLRYLQRAEGFGIFLEPLWLGLITLIRVIVLCAVATVIWVPIGVKIGFSPKLAKIAQPVVQVLASFPANFLFPLAMWFFLKTGLDINIGCVLLMALGAQWYILFNTIAGAMAIPSDLKEAMDDLGVHGWQRWKRLIIPGIFPSYVTGGITASGGAWNASIVAEVVTFGGSTLTATGLGAYIANATGDGDFPKLIAGVAVMSLYVVTLNRLFWRRLYKVAEARYTL; this comes from the coding sequence ATGAAACTCACCACCACCCGCCCCACCCGAGGCCTGTCCTGGGTCGACTTCGCGGTGGCCGCCGCCGTGCTCGTGCTCGGATACCTGATCCTGCAGGTCGGCAAGGGCACCACCGTCAGCTTCAACCCGGCGCACGTGCCGGACGTCGACACCAGCCCTTCGCAGCTGCCGTACTACGGGGCGCGCTCGCTGCTGCGGATGTTCATCGCGCTGGCCGCCTCGGTGCTGTTCACCTTCGTGTACGCGTACGCCGCCGCCCGCAGCCGCAGGCTGGAGCGCATCCTCATCCCGGCGCTCGACATCCTGCAGTCCGTCCCGGTGCTCGGCTTCCTCACCATCGCCGTCACCGGATTCATCGCCCTCTTCCCGGGCTCGCTCCTCGGCCTCGAATGCGCGTCGATCTTCGCGATCTTCACCTCGCAGGCCTGGAACATGACCTTCGGCTTCTACCAGACGTTGACCAGCCTTCCCCGTGAACTGGACGAGGTCTCCAGGTCGTTCGGGTTCACCAAGTGGATGCGGTTCTGGAAGATCGAGGTGCCCAGCGGCATGATCGATCTCGTCTGGAACGGGATGATGAGCTTCGCCGGCGGCTGGTTCATGCTCGTCGCCTCCGAGGCCATCAGCATCGGCAACGAGAAGTACGTGCTGCCGGGCGTCGGCTCGTACGCCGGTACCGCGATCGGCGAGGGAGACCTCGGCAAGGTCGGCTGGGCCATCCTCACCATGGCCGTGATGGTGATCGGCGTGAACTTCTTGTTCTGGCGACCGCTGACCGCCTGGTCGGAGAAGTTCAAGAACGAGCAGTCCGAGTCGACGGACGTGCAGCGATCCTTCGTCCTGGACTTTCTGCGCCGCTCCAACTGGGCGGCCTTCCTGGGCAAGTTGACCCGCCCGCCGCGCGAAGCCCTCGGCCGGGCCGCCCGGGTCCTCGGCCGGGACGACAAGCCGCTCAGCATCGACCCCGTGCGGCGCCGCAACGGCGACATCGTCTTCAACGTCGTCGCGGGCGCGCTCATCGCCTGGGGCCTGTACGACCTGCTCCGCTATCTGCAGCGCGCGGAAGGGTTCGGCATCTTCCTGGAGCCGCTGTGGCTCGGCCTCATCACCCTGATCAGGGTGATCGTGCTGTGCGCCGTCGCCACCGTCATCTGGGTGCCGATCGGCGTGAAGATCGGCTTCTCGCCGAAGCTCGCGAAGATCGCCCAGCCGGTGGTGCAGGTCCTGGCCTCGTTCCCGGCCAACTTCCTCTTCCCGCTGGCCATGTGGTTCTTCCTGAAGACCGGCCTCGACATCAACATCGGCTGTGTCCTGCTGATGGCGCTCGGCGCCCAGTGGTACATCCTCTTCAACACCATCGCCGGCGCCATGGCCATCCCCTCCGACCTCAAGGAGGCCATGGACGACCTGGGCGTGCACGGCTGGCAGCGCTGGAAGCGGCTGATCATCCCGGGCATCTTCCCGTCGTACGTCACCGGCGGGATCACCGCCTCGGGCGGCGCCTGGAACGCCTCGATCGTCGCCGAGGTCGTCACCTTCGGCGGCTCCACCCTCACCGCGACCGGCCTCGGCGCGTACATCGCGAACGCCACCGGCGACGGCGACTTCCCCAAGCTCATCGCGGGCGTCGCGGTGATGAGCCTCTACGTCGTCACCCTCAACCGGCTGTTCTGGCGCCGCCTCTACAAGGTCGCCGAAGCCCGCTACACCCTCTGA
- a CDS encoding MarR family winged helix-turn-helix transcriptional regulator: MSRTEKEQEREQELLSRTALGAFRLNGQFLAVAEELARPSGLTAAWWQVLGAVLREPLPVAGIARAMGITRQSVQRIADLLVGKGLAVYVPNPAHRRAKLLTPTDEGRAAIRKIDPGHADLARRLAEELGAEQFAETVRVLERLSQAVDRLSHSAVTEP; the protein is encoded by the coding sequence ATGAGCCGTACGGAGAAGGAGCAGGAGCGCGAGCAGGAACTGCTCAGCCGGACGGCGCTCGGCGCCTTCCGGCTGAACGGCCAATTCCTCGCGGTCGCCGAGGAGTTGGCGAGGCCGTCAGGGCTCACGGCCGCCTGGTGGCAGGTGCTCGGCGCCGTACTGCGCGAGCCGCTGCCCGTCGCGGGGATCGCGCGCGCGATGGGGATCACCCGGCAGAGCGTGCAGCGCATCGCCGATCTGCTCGTGGGCAAGGGACTTGCGGTCTACGTTCCCAACCCGGCCCACCGCCGGGCGAAGCTGCTCACGCCCACCGACGAGGGGCGGGCCGCGATCCGGAAGATCGATCCCGGGCACGCGGATCTCGCACGCAGGCTGGCCGAAGAACTCGGGGCGGAGCAATTCGCCGAGACCGTGCGGGTACTTGAGCGCCTTTCACAGGCTGTGGACAGGCTGAGCCACTCCGCCGTTACGGAACCGTAG
- a CDS encoding MgtC/SapB family protein, protein MGELKFDLAAAVFSNAVPGHFAGALASGMLAGAMIGMERQWRQRMAGLRTNTLVAAGAALFVLLSTAFGSGDPSRVAAQVVSGIGFLGAGVIMRDGLNVSGINTAATLWCSAACGSLAGAGLFWYALAGAVMVVAVNTVLRSVSHRIDRSPGSGEEVSTPYRVEAVVSSDREAQIRALLVQSLAASEGTLRSVESEDLSEFEGERVRIRAEVTAEGTSTESVEKAVGRLSMDPSVYSAAWRHAG, encoded by the coding sequence ATGGGGGAGTTGAAGTTTGATCTGGCCGCGGCCGTCTTCTCCAACGCCGTGCCGGGGCACTTCGCGGGGGCGCTGGCCTCGGGGATGCTCGCGGGCGCGATGATCGGGATGGAGCGGCAGTGGCGGCAGCGGATGGCCGGGCTGCGGACCAACACCTTGGTCGCGGCCGGGGCCGCGCTCTTCGTCCTGCTCTCCACGGCCTTCGGGTCCGGTGACCCCAGCCGGGTCGCGGCCCAGGTGGTGTCCGGGATCGGCTTCCTGGGCGCCGGGGTGATCATGCGGGACGGGCTCAATGTGTCGGGGATCAACACGGCGGCGACGCTGTGGTGTTCGGCCGCGTGTGGGTCGTTGGCGGGGGCGGGGCTCTTTTGGTACGCGCTGGCCGGGGCCGTGATGGTGGTGGCGGTGAATACCGTGCTGCGCTCGGTGTCGCATCGGATCGACCGGTCGCCCGGGTCGGGGGAAGAGGTTTCCACGCCCTACCGGGTGGAGGCGGTGGTGTCGTCCGACCGGGAGGCGCAGATAAGGGCATTGCTGGTGCAGTCGCTTGCGGCGTCCGAGGGCACGCTTCGGTCGGTCGAGTCCGAGGATCTCTCCGAGTTCGAGGGGGAGCGGGTGCGGATTCGTGCGGAGGTTACTGCCGAGGGCACGAGTACGGAGTCCGTCGAGAAGGCGGTCGGCCGGTTGTCGATGGATCCGTCCGTGTACTCGGCGGCTTGGCGTCACGCCGGGTGA
- a CDS encoding DJ-1/PfpI family protein gives MTKTEHKPVYVAVYNTYADWETGHTTAWLARTGCDIRYVGPTLEPVTTIGGMRIQPDLALSDVRPEDSSMLILTGADLWDAGDELAPFAHTARAFLDADVPVAAICGATAGLAREGLLDDRGHTSAISFYLAATGYKGGEHYRDEDAVNDRGLITAGPTEPVAFAREVLGELGAFQGEVLDAWYRLFHDSDPAAYETLQAAGMG, from the coding sequence ATGACAAAGACAGAGCACAAGCCCGTGTACGTCGCCGTCTACAACACCTACGCCGACTGGGAGACCGGCCACACCACGGCCTGGCTGGCCCGCACGGGATGCGACATCCGGTACGTCGGCCCGACCCTGGAGCCCGTCACCACCATCGGCGGCATGCGCATCCAGCCCGACCTCGCGCTCAGCGACGTACGCCCCGAGGACAGCTCGATGCTGATCCTCACCGGCGCCGACCTCTGGGACGCCGGCGACGAGCTCGCACCCTTCGCGCACACCGCCCGAGCCTTCCTCGACGCGGACGTCCCGGTCGCCGCGATCTGCGGCGCGACCGCCGGGCTCGCCCGCGAAGGACTGCTCGACGACCGCGGCCACACCAGCGCCATCTCCTTCTATCTGGCGGCCACCGGCTACAAGGGCGGCGAGCACTACAGGGACGAGGACGCGGTGAACGACCGCGGTCTGATCACCGCCGGCCCGACCGAGCCGGTCGCGTTCGCCCGGGAAGTCCTCGGGGAGCTCGGCGCATTCCAGGGCGAGGTGCTCGACGCCTGGTACCGGCTGTTCCACGACTCGGACCCGGCGGCGTACGAGACCCTTCAAGCGGCGGGCATGGGATGA
- a CDS encoding aspartate aminotransferase family protein, with translation MTPHADPAQGAAVKAADRAHVFHSWSAQDLIDPLAVAGAEGSYFWDYEGTRYLDFTSGLVFANIGYQHPKVVAAIQEAAGRMTAFAPAYAVEARSEAARLIAERTPGDLDKIFFTNGGAEAIENAARMARLHTGRPKVMSAYRSYHGGTVQAINITGDPRRWGSDTASAGVVHFWGPFLYRSPFYATTEAEECARALQHLEDTIAFEGPSTIAAIILETIPGTAGVMVPPAGYLAGVREICDRHGIVMVADEVMVGFGRTGSWFALDHFDVVPDLLTFAKGVNSGYVPLGGVAISSEIAETFARKPYPGGLTYSGHPLACAAAVATITTMAEEGIVEHAAHIGATVLGPGLRELASRHPSVGEVRGLGAFWALDLVRDPSTREPLVPYAASGAANAPMNEFAAACKKGGLWPLIAMNRTHVAPPCTVSEAEAKEGLSVLDEALSVADGFVV, from the coding sequence ATGACCCCTCACGCAGATCCCGCGCAGGGCGCCGCAGTCAAGGCGGCCGACCGCGCCCATGTGTTCCATTCCTGGTCGGCGCAGGACCTGATCGACCCGCTCGCCGTCGCAGGCGCCGAGGGGTCGTACTTCTGGGACTACGAGGGCACCCGCTACCTGGACTTCACCAGCGGCCTGGTCTTCGCCAACATCGGCTACCAGCACCCGAAGGTGGTCGCCGCGATCCAGGAGGCGGCCGGCCGGATGACGGCCTTCGCCCCCGCGTACGCGGTGGAGGCGCGCTCCGAGGCCGCCCGGCTGATCGCCGAGCGGACGCCCGGGGACCTGGACAAGATCTTCTTCACCAACGGCGGCGCCGAGGCCATCGAGAACGCCGCCCGGATGGCCAGGCTGCACACGGGCCGCCCCAAGGTGATGAGCGCGTACCGCTCGTACCACGGCGGCACGGTCCAGGCGATCAACATCACCGGCGACCCGCGCCGCTGGGGCTCGGACACCGCCTCCGCGGGCGTCGTCCACTTCTGGGGGCCGTTCCTCTACCGCTCGCCGTTCTACGCGACGACCGAGGCGGAGGAGTGCGCGCGGGCCTTGCAGCACCTTGAGGACACGATCGCGTTCGAGGGGCCCTCGACGATCGCCGCGATCATCCTGGAGACGATTCCGGGTACGGCGGGTGTCATGGTCCCGCCGGCCGGTTACCTCGCCGGGGTCCGCGAGATCTGCGACCGGCACGGGATCGTCATGGTCGCGGACGAGGTCATGGTCGGCTTCGGCCGTACCGGCTCGTGGTTCGCCCTCGACCACTTCGACGTCGTGCCCGACCTGCTGACCTTCGCGAAGGGGGTCAACTCGGGTTACGTGCCGCTCGGCGGTGTCGCGATCTCGTCGGAGATCGCCGAGACCTTCGCCCGCAAGCCCTACCCCGGTGGTCTGACGTACTCCGGCCACCCGCTGGCCTGCGCGGCCGCGGTCGCCACGATCACGACCATGGCCGAGGAGGGCATCGTCGAGCACGCGGCCCACATCGGCGCGACCGTGCTCGGCCCGGGCCTGCGGGAACTGGCCTCCCGGCACCCCTCGGTGGGCGAGGTCCGCGGTCTGGGCGCGTTCTGGGCACTGGACCTGGTCCGCGACCCGTCGACCCGGGAGCCGCTGGTGCCGTACGCGGCTTCGGGGGCCGCGAACGCCCCCATGAACGAGTTCGCCGCGGCGTGCAAGAAGGGCGGGCTCTGGCCGCTGATCGCGATGAACCGCACGCATGTGGCTCCGCCGTGCACCGTCTCCGAGGCGGAGGCGAAGGAGGGCTTGTCCGTGCTGGACGAGGCTTTGTCCGTGGCGGACGGGTTCGTGGTTTAG
- a CDS encoding serine/threonine-protein kinase, with protein MEKLGPTDPKQIGVYRLLGRLGAGGMGQVYLARSDRGRTVAVKLVREELAEQEEFRGRFRREVEAARRVGGLWTAPVLDADTEAAIPWVATGYVAGPSLQTVVGHEHGPLPERSVRILAAGLTHALKDIHAAGLIHRDLKPSNVLVTIDGPRVIDFGIARALETVTDGGLTRTGALVGSPGFMAPEQVRGDAITPACDIFCLGSVLSYAATGALPFGAAGSGVHALMFRIAQEEPDLDELPESLQDLVRACLAKDPAERPSLDELLRRVGAGETVLDGRALEPWLPGMLVAQLGRHAVQLLDSEDPEAGPDPTPGEAEGKREGGSGAGTGTPPPPGTPSDTPPALDRLPTMAAGPGSTPPPTPAPAPQNPPAYGYPHAQPGPGYGYPHAQPGSAYGYPQGQSGGYGHPQGGDPGHGPAGAQQPPGPAFTTGGWHDQQHTPPYGPPPQPRRSGRATALLLVVAVLVAIGAGGSVYAVMKGDDPNQKNNRGDKPAATSSAPVDPPTSGPTTSEPPTSSEPPTTPPADEDAIPEQFLGTWSASFETDGDTNTRVMTLVQGEEGQTVMTLFGASPTYDCEWTAPLRSAGSSDLVLGPSTVIQGSTESCKPGPVSRVTMADDGTLVRELIGTKGEPLHYTKS; from the coding sequence ATGGAGAAGCTGGGGCCTACGGACCCGAAGCAGATCGGGGTGTACCGCCTGCTCGGGCGGCTCGGTGCGGGCGGGATGGGGCAGGTGTATCTGGCCCGCTCCGACCGCGGGCGGACCGTCGCGGTCAAGCTGGTGCGCGAGGAACTTGCCGAACAGGAGGAGTTCCGGGGCCGGTTCAGGCGCGAGGTCGAGGCGGCGCGGCGGGTCGGCGGGCTGTGGACGGCGCCCGTGCTCGACGCCGACACGGAGGCGGCGATCCCGTGGGTGGCCACGGGTTATGTGGCCGGGCCCTCGCTGCAGACCGTGGTGGGGCACGAGCACGGCCCGCTGCCCGAGCGTTCGGTGCGCATCCTCGCCGCCGGACTCACCCACGCGCTCAAGGACATCCACGCGGCGGGCCTGATCCACCGCGACCTCAAGCCGTCGAACGTCCTGGTGACCATCGACGGACCGCGCGTCATCGACTTCGGCATCGCGCGCGCCCTGGAGACCGTGACCGACGGCGGCCTCACCCGCACCGGCGCACTCGTCGGCTCGCCCGGCTTCATGGCACCCGAGCAGGTGCGGGGTGATGCCATCACCCCGGCGTGCGACATCTTCTGTCTGGGCTCGGTGCTCTCGTACGCGGCCACCGGCGCCCTGCCGTTCGGCGCGGCCGGCAGCGGGGTGCACGCCCTGATGTTCCGGATCGCCCAGGAGGAGCCCGACCTCGACGAACTCCCGGAGAGCCTGCAGGACTTGGTGCGCGCCTGCCTGGCCAAGGACCCGGCGGAACGGCCCTCCCTCGACGAGCTGCTGCGCCGGGTCGGGGCCGGGGAGACCGTGCTGGACGGGCGGGCCCTGGAGCCGTGGCTGCCCGGCATGCTGGTGGCCCAACTGGGGCGGCACGCCGTGCAGTTGCTTGACTCGGAGGACCCCGAGGCCGGACCGGACCCGACTCCGGGCGAGGCCGAGGGCAAGCGCGAGGGCGGAAGCGGGGCCGGGACCGGAACCCCGCCGCCGCCCGGCACCCCGAGCGACACCCCGCCCGCCCTCGACCGCCTGCCCACGATGGCCGCGGGCCCGGGCTCGACCCCACCGCCGACTCCGGCTCCGGCGCCGCAGAACCCACCCGCGTACGGCTATCCGCATGCCCAACCGGGCCCCGGCTACGGCTACCCGCACGCCCAGCCCGGCAGCGCCTACGGCTATCCGCAGGGCCAGAGCGGCGGATACGGGCACCCGCAGGGCGGCGACCCCGGGCACGGCCCCGCCGGCGCCCAGCAGCCCCCGGGCCCCGCCTTCACCACCGGCGGCTGGCACGACCAGCAGCACACACCCCCGTACGGCCCGCCGCCGCAGCCCCGGCGCAGCGGCCGGGCCACCGCCCTGCTGCTCGTCGTCGCCGTGCTGGTCGCGATCGGCGCGGGCGGCTCGGTGTACGCCGTGATGAAGGGCGACGACCCGAACCAGAAGAACAACCGCGGCGACAAGCCCGCGGCGACCTCCAGCGCGCCGGTCGATCCGCCGACCTCCGGCCCCACCACCTCGGAGCCGCCGACCAGTTCGGAGCCGCCCACCACTCCCCCGGCCGACGAGGACGCGATACCGGAGCAGTTCCTGGGGACCTGGAGCGCCAGCTTCGAGACGGACGGCGACACCAATACGCGCGTGATGACGCTCGTGCAGGGCGAGGAGGGCCAGACCGTGATGACGCTGTTTGGCGCGAGCCCCACCTACGACTGCGAGTGGACGGCTCCCCTCAGGTCGGCCGGCTCGTCCGACCTGGTTCTCGGGCCCTCGACCGTCATCCAGGGCTCCACGGAGAGCTGCAAGCCCGGGCCGGTGAGCCGGGTGACGATGGCGGACGACGGCACGCTCGTGCGGGAGCTGATCGGCACCAAGGGAGAGCCGCTGCACTACACCAAGTCCTGA
- a CDS encoding substrate-binding domain-containing protein: protein MEWFSADNVIAIVTALLGVAATVAVLWYERRVPQRKSIGYRVQLDAAVGSAPQVGPGTKRFGRFDEVDMADATLVLLRIENDGREAIATGSYTTVDEDGRPIGLKVEFAGRTVRGIAVTVPGAAEQPPAPDAPQPRPDSANLLSHFRSGTVRYADGVIHLPRVPLNRGRYFKLLVLLGGGRAGSAIQVSGDLEEGGVDVTQSVTIDDKPPLFSRQARLLTVLLTACVVTLASLIVVRGDDPPPIGCATGTLTVTGSTSFAPVAEELAAKYQDDCPGSTVQVEAHGSTAGVRALDDAGKQAEGGSPALIALSDGPKPGGYPQLRETATAVSAFALVVNDRVPVKNLSLAQVRGIYRGKIRNWRELGGPVLPITLVSRDANSGTREVFQRQVLGRNEPANSSRDCAHKDDPSAPVIRCELDSTDQVLATVARLPGALGYSELRTGSPTKGLHHLRLDGHVPSLQGAGAAAYPFQEIEYAYTFGHPPADSLVSSFLDYMSRGSGQDVMLTHGHIPCATPKGLRLCGEE from the coding sequence TTGGAATGGTTCAGCGCCGACAACGTCATCGCGATCGTCACCGCCCTGCTCGGTGTGGCCGCCACCGTTGCCGTTCTCTGGTACGAGCGCCGGGTGCCGCAGCGCAAATCGATCGGCTATCGCGTCCAGTTGGACGCGGCCGTCGGGAGCGCGCCCCAGGTCGGGCCGGGCACCAAACGCTTCGGCCGGTTCGACGAGGTCGACATGGCCGATGCCACCCTGGTCCTCCTGCGCATCGAGAACGACGGCCGGGAAGCCATCGCCACGGGCTCCTACACGACCGTGGACGAGGACGGCCGGCCCATCGGCCTGAAGGTCGAGTTCGCGGGCCGCACCGTGCGCGGCATCGCGGTCACCGTGCCCGGCGCGGCCGAGCAGCCGCCGGCCCCCGACGCCCCGCAGCCCCGGCCGGACAGCGCCAACCTCCTCAGCCACTTCCGGTCCGGCACGGTCCGCTACGCCGACGGCGTCATCCACCTGCCCCGGGTCCCCCTCAACCGCGGCCGCTACTTCAAGCTCCTGGTGCTCCTCGGCGGCGGCCGCGCGGGCAGCGCCATCCAGGTGTCCGGCGATCTGGAGGAGGGCGGCGTCGACGTCACGCAGAGCGTGACCATCGACGACAAGCCGCCGCTGTTCAGCCGGCAGGCCCGGCTGCTCACCGTGCTGCTCACCGCGTGCGTGGTCACCCTCGCCTCCCTCATCGTCGTACGCGGTGACGATCCCCCGCCCATCGGCTGCGCCACCGGCACCCTCACGGTCACCGGGTCCACCTCCTTCGCGCCGGTCGCCGAGGAGCTGGCAGCCAAGTACCAGGACGACTGCCCCGGCTCCACCGTGCAGGTCGAGGCGCACGGCAGCACGGCGGGCGTGCGCGCCCTCGACGACGCGGGGAAGCAGGCCGAGGGCGGCTCGCCCGCGCTGATCGCCCTGTCCGACGGGCCCAAGCCGGGCGGCTACCCGCAACTGCGCGAGACCGCCACGGCCGTCTCCGCGTTCGCGCTCGTCGTGAACGACCGGGTGCCGGTGAAGAACCTCTCCCTGGCCCAGGTACGCGGCATCTACCGCGGCAAGATCCGCAACTGGCGCGAGCTGGGCGGCCCCGTGCTGCCCATCACCCTGGTCAGCCGCGACGCCAACTCCGGTACCCGCGAGGTCTTCCAGCGCCAGGTGCTCGGCCGCAACGAGCCCGCCAACTCCTCGCGCGACTGCGCGCACAAGGACGACCCGTCCGCGCCGGTGATCCGCTGCGAGCTCGACAGCACGGACCAGGTCCTTGCGACCGTGGCCCGCCTCCCCGGCGCCCTCGGCTACAGCGAGCTGCGCACCGGGTCGCCCACCAAGGGGCTGCACCACCTGCGCCTGGACGGGCACGTCCCGTCGCTGCAGGGGGCGGGCGCGGCCGCGTACCCCTTCCAGGAGATCGAGTACGCGTACACCTTCGGCCATCCGCCCGCCGACTCGCTCGTGTCCAGCTTCCTCGACTACATGAGCCGGGGCAGCGGGCAGGACGTGATGCTCACGCATGGGCACATACCGTGCGCCACCCCTAAAGGCTTGCGGCTGTGCGGCGAGGAATAG